A window of Cryptomeria japonica chromosome 3, Sugi_1.0, whole genome shotgun sequence contains these coding sequences:
- the LOC131033749 gene encoding uncharacterized protein LOC131033749 — translation MDVETREQSRSEDSSFVHPDCNIGGNKSADDDSKFKSAVECSSFTPQCLDLKGSSSFSSSDLDLLYQGLQKLQCNKPKSRRLKGRRKSSRSGCNKSNRGKCGGNVCRGRQVCNCAASYAADCAAICCCPCALLHLFILAFVVAPCALARKAFCYVKKKAKPQLSVTNDNGDDDERGKDEYFTPPWSCTQSPVGESFSPKVDTEMVWWELYAAGHMGFGGLPFERD, via the coding sequence ATGGATGTGGAAACAAGAGAGCAAAGTAGGTCTGAAGATTCGTCCTTCGTTCATCCGGACTGCAACATTGGCGGTAATAAATCCGCAGACGATGACAGCAAATTTAAATCTGCCGTGGAGTGCTCTTCCTTTACACCGCAATGTCTGGACTTAAAAGGTTCCTCCTCGTTTTCCTCCTCTGACTTGGATCTGCTTTACCAGGGTTTGCAGAAGCTGCAGTGTAATAAACCTAAAAGCAGAAGATTGAAAGGCAGGCGAAAGTCAAGCAGATCAGGCTGCAACAAAAGTAACAGAGGAAAATGTGGAGGGAATGTTTGCAGGGGACGACAGGTATGCAACTGCGCAGCGAGCTATGCTGCAGACTGTGCGGCCATTTGCTGCTGCCCTTGTGCTCTCCTGCATCTCTTTATCCTCGCCTTTGTGGTTGCCCCTTGCGCTCTTGCCAGGAAGGCTTTCTGCTATGTTAAGAAAAAGGCAAAACCGCAGCTTTCTGTGACGAACGACAATGGTGATGATGATGAGAGGGGAAAAGATGAGTATTTCACGCCTCCATGGTCTTGCACGCAGTCTCCTGTGGGCGAATCGTTCAGTCCCAAGGTCGACACCGAGATGGTCTGGTGGGAGCTTTACGCAGCCGGTCATATGGGATTCGGGGGGCTCCCATTTGAAAGGGACTAG